AATTAGTAATTGAAATTGAATGGTCTAGGATGCAACCAATTATctacttttactttttgtttctttttcttttttattcacaCAAAACCCTCATTTAATTATACGCGCTCATCTGTAGCCGTCGGATCAAATCCTTAGTTAGAATCGGACGGACCTTAGTACAACtgcttttttctctctctagttACACCTATGTTTACACGATCAGGGCTAAAATAGTCTAAAAGTCATGAGCACAGTAGAAAAGTTAGCCAAAAAATGTCTCTTGGTCACAAAGTGTGTCAATTGCTTAAGTTTCTTACAAAAGTGTGCTATAGTGTCAATCTCCCttcaaaaatttaaccaatcatacacaagactgtataatataaaaatttaatctaaaagttgcatagaaagttggaaacatgtgtgaaacaaaaatatttttctaaacattctatattatgaaacggagggagtatataatataatatatctatCAATAATAGTATATAATCCTTAagtattttaagaaaataatagttTTCACTATTTCGATGTCCGAACACAATTATTAAACAACTTTATTCGTCATTTTATTTCATGTCACATATGACGTTGAGGAAATGTAAACAAAATGTACTGTTTATAATGCctgaaacaaatattaaataactctattcatcatttcatttcatGTCACATATCATGTTGGAGAAGTGTAAACTAAATTCACTATATCTAATGcctcaaaaatattattaaacaaCCCTATTCATCAATTCATTTCCTGTCAAACCAAATTTAATATTCCTAATgtctgaaaaaaaatattaaacaaatctaTTCATCATTTTATTTCCTATTACATATGATGTTGAGAAGTGTAAACCAAATTCATTATTCTCAATACCTCAAAAAGATCATTAAACAACcttattcattattttatttcatgtcACATATGATGTTGGAGAAGTGTAAACATATTCACTATTAATgcttgaaaaaaattattttacaactCTATTCATCATTTCATTTCCTGTCACATATGATGTTGGAGAACTGTAAACCAAATTAACTAttcttaattcttaaaaaagattattaaacATTATTTCATTATCTTGATTTGTGGCCAAGGATGATGAGGATTGACCAAGTCTTTGGCCATAAAGCTAGTTATCGTGATGTGTCTTTTCGATTACAAGTTATGAAAACAGaggttttgaatattttgcCAAAACCTAtcattaaacattttttcaATCTGTTCTTACACATTTTCACATTTGTGTATCCATTATTCAAAGACTTTAATTAGTAaccataattttgaaaaataatgagGAGGAATGTGatattcttcttcatatattcctcaaaaaaatttcatttaaaagtAATATCCTTTTCACACCATTCTTCTACATTCCTCACAAAATGAGGAACAATATAGAATAAAAAATTTCCTCCtcaaaattgatgaggaacaaataATGTTAGAAAAAGAATGAGGAGGAATGTGATATCCCTTAATTGgagcataaaaaaaattacatttgcTCGACGTAGTTTAGTTCTACAGTTTTAGAAAAGAAGCGATGTTatgaaaaaaatggtttttggtGGAATAGATGAGTTGTAAATGGCAAGACTGAGATAAGAAATatcattgttttctttgaatgagtagaatgaatgaagaagagaatgtgtagaaagattgaagaagagtTTGTGTAAAAGGATTGAAGAAGAGAATGTGTATATGTGATGAATCCATGGGTAGTTAAAGAAAATCCTACCTGATCTATTCAGTTGATATAAGATTTGTGGAGTGCCTTTTAAACATCATCTTGAACTCATGTCTATTGAATCCTAGGCCCTAGAAATGTTTCAATGGAgtttaatatattcttttccAAGAGAATCCTTGGAAATTTCTTGAAACTAGAAAATACATCACtaaaaaacatttcatttaGTGAGCATAGAGAATGAAAATGTGAATTTTCCTTCcaagttatatattaatctcaaaatgggaaaaaaaattgtagaaaagatgatgatataaatttcctttttttagttttcacatTTGCAATATTTACCTAAAAGGATAATATAAACCTCTCCTTCTtagttttagaattttgttgtaatattattatataaagtttagtttccaaagttagtcattaataGGATCATAACATATGTCAATTATATCGATAAGAAAAtcaatacattaaaaaaacaatgtttgTATGTTTAACAAGCATTAAAAATACACATGTCAATTGTATCGATAAGATATTGACGTGTGTTAATTCTAAATtcactaaaatatttaaaataaaagaatataaaagtgataaacatatataaaatggaaatctataaatatgtaaaaaaaataaatattgtatatagatatattaaaaacattaaaataaattattaattattaacttaattctattggagatttttttgatttttgatatatatcttaattaaaaaaatgagtgaaagttcttttttttgacaaaaacaaaatcataagtttttttaatctatttataaattttgaacattCTCACCAAATCTCGAAACATGTCAAAACTGTTATTAATGACATATCAACATGTTCAGGGTGTAATTTGGTTGTAATTCAAGTGTTTTCTATTCAGGGTATTTTTCACCATCTGATTGACATTCAAATCAGTTGTATAAAGATTATTATCattcattaatataattcatttttgctgaaaaaaaaaaacatatcaacaTGTTCAATTAATTGATAGATTTTaacacatattttaatattttcagttttcttaACTTACAATGTGTATatcaaacgaaaaaaaagaagagtaaattACATATCTACATAATATCAACATACATAtctatatgactatatgagaAGGAAtactgaaaatatattttattagctTACAAGAAGTAtaactaatgttaaatataattcataataCAACGGTATTTTATATAGGAACcttttaaattgattaatttttatatgttgttcaatatttttttttcctttattttttttttcttttgttaagatAATTCTAGATTTAtagatattgattttttttaacgtaatattttttttatcattctaCATATTTTACAGTACACAATGCAGAACCTCAAATGTTATGAGCTTTGGGTATAAAATGATTCTTTTTGGTTCCAAAAACAGGTGGCTACTCTAATTGCAGTCTATGCAAATTGGAGCTTTGCTGCGATCGAAGGAATTGGTTGAGGATCGGTCGGGGTCATTTGGCTTTATAACATCATATTCTATATCCCACTTTATTTCATTAAGTTCTTCATCCACTTTATTTCATTTGCAGAGCCTCTGAGCCTGGGATCTTGTTATCGATTTGATACAGAGTTTGAATTAGTAACAAAAATCTTATTCTACAATACAGATGAAGcgattttttcttcattttaatCTATATAAAGTACAACAAGATTGACTTCGgagtaaagaaaaaagtacaacgagaaagaagaaactgaggTCGTTTGACCAAAGATAAAACAAGTTTGCAGATCAGACAGAGTCCTTCTCTTGTAGCTGCTGTTTTTTGGTCACTTCTTCATTGGTCTCAATCTCAGTGATGTCTTCATCATTACTGCCTTTGTATCTATACCATTTAGCCATCAACAAGAAGTAACCCAAGTTAACGACCATGATTCCTGTGAGCATGAAGTAGAAGTAATCCAATTTGGCTTTGTTCAGATCCTCAGCTAACCAATTCCCTGTAGGTGAATGCTCAGTTGTTCGATGAACAGTTGAGATCAAGAAGCTAGCGAGGTAGCTCGAAATCCCACCACCTATATAGAAGATAGAACCGGCGAAGCTCCTCATATTTTCAGGAAACTGCTTGTAGTAAAACTCCATTTGTCCAATGGCAGCAAAAGCTTCTGCTATGCCTGCAAGTGTGAGCTGCGGAATCAGCCACATAGCTGACATGGAAGAGATTTCTCCTGTCCGAGGCGCCATACCGAGTGTCGGTTTTGTCAGCGCAAAGGTTCTTCTCCGTTCCTCTATAAATCCAGACACTAATAAACTCAATATCGCAAACACAATCCCTGCTCCGATTCTTTGTAAGAGTGTTATGCCAGTTTCTAACCCGGTCACTCTCCTGAGCGACGGGACAAGAACACGGTCATAGAATACGATGAAAATTGTCATCCCCGTCATTAAGAACACTACATAGGTTGCTCCGGGGATCCTGAAGTCACCAGAACCCAAACGCCGGTCGCTCTGGAGTGCTTGGAAGACAGGGTAAGTCATTTGCATACTTATTGCAAGATAGTATATCGAAGAAGCAAGCCAGATTGGGATCACTCTAACAATGCACTTCACTTCTTCCACTTGCTGCAACGTGCATAGCTTCCATGGATCTGAAGCCGCTCCATCTGAGTTCAACTTGTCCTCGGGGGACTTAATCGCTGCTTTGTCTAGAAACCTGACAACACAACAAActtcagcaaaaaaaaacaaaagccagAAACATAAATCAAGAGAACAAATAAGTATTAAGAGATTTACCTGAACTGGTCGGTGTATTTGAGACTAGTGTTTACATAGTTGCGTGGGATGTGGTTGTAAAGATCGACCCAAGGCTGCTTAACAGGCTTCAATCCTCGTTTCTTGATAGCGGCTGCTATAACATGAGCAATACCAGCCAAAGGACTACCAGAGGCTTTAACTTTTACATACAGTCTATCTCCAGCAAAGAAGATGACGCAGGCCAAGAACATAAGAACCACAGGGATAGTCAAACCGATGGTCCAACTCACATTTGACTGGATGTACACAATTAGCGTGAGTGAGATGATCTGAGCGAACGTGAAAGTGAAGAAATACCAGTTGAAGAAACTGTTGATTCCTTTCTTTCCTGATTCGGATTTGGGGTTGAACTGATCAGCACCAAACGCTAAATTACACGGTCTGATACCACCAGCGCCTATCacaagaaaccctaaacccatgAGCAGGAACATTATCTGTCCCACACTTGGACCTTCGCATGTGCTTTTGTTTCCGCAAGCAACGGGGTGCAATGAAGGAATTGCAGCAGTTAGTAGTATCACAAACGATCCCTACAAAGATAGAAAATGGTTTAGACAATATTGGCGCCGGCTTAACTAatcaaaagattatataaatataagtacCATGAAACAAGCGATGACAGCGACACAGAGAGTCTTGTAGCGACCAAAGTAAGTGTCACAGAGGAAAGCAGCGATGAAAGTCCCGAAATTGATAGTGCCACTAAAGGCATTGATGATAGTTGCAGCTGTATAACTCTTAAGGTTGAATACAGAAGTTAGGTAGACAAGAAGGTTCGATAATGTCCCTATGATCCCAAGCTTCTCAAATGTCTCATTACCTGTCAATATCACCACATAAATCAATGATAAAGAATACCTTCTCATGAAGTTAGAAAGTATTTATTGCATTTAATGTTACAGCTTCGAAACCGAAACACACAACAAGTCAAAAGATTGGACTTTCGATGATGTTctgacttttttctttttttttttggttctaagtGCTCTGTAACTCCCAGAAGTTAATCATTTTTTGTCTTATCcagaaaaatctcaaaattcttATCTACTATACTTTTTTTCAGAAACTTAACTGCTTGATTCAAAGTCTATTTTTTCCAcggaaaattaatttaaaaaaaaaaattaaaatatctttttttcatAAAGATCTTTTTATAATCTAGAAAAAATGTACGAAATCTCCTTCGATCTGGGTTTCAATCaaatcttaattttgttttaaccatttttttcGCTCAAAATCTCCAAAGTCGAGATTTTTGGATACAAGTCAAGTCTAagacaagttaaaaaaaaaatagaaaatttaataatatcacGGACAAAATGTTTTAtagtatatttcatttttttttctaaaattccgacaaaacacaacaaaagaatatatatatatgtccgaaagagaaaaacaaaagggtgAGTTTACCAATGATGAAGGGCATGACTTTCCATCCTCTATAAACAAGTTTTTTCTGATCTTCCTCGAATGAATCGACCATCGTAGATGTCACATCATCGACGGCGGAGTGGTGGTTCGTTGTCGTAGTCTCAACCTCAAGGGGCTTTCTCTCCATAGTCTCAATCTGTGTGTAATTACAGAAGAGGtcgctgttgttgttgttgttataattCTTATCTCTTTTGTCTCTATGGTTAAGGATGATGACTCTGCTCTTCATCTCTATGCTTCGGTCTTCCTTATATAGTGGTGTGGATCTAGCGAGAGTGGATTTTGTCGGAATCTTAAACAAAAGGGGGaaatgagaaattaaaagattgGTGAATTTTTTGGCTGTGAATGATTGAGACATCTGTGTGAGTGcctcattaattaaaatttttaattaatttcccTAATCTAAATAAAAcgtttcatttttaattattggtCAAGTGTGGGCTGAGTTAGTGCTCGATGTAGGCCCATTTTCACACTCCTTCCCtctattttgactttttttttttacgcaaagTCCCTCTATTTTGACTAAGTTAGTCAATTATCACCTTATATTTGTGTCCAAACTTTAAgttaattagtattttttacacacatgtatatatatatatatatttataaaataatagtgtGTAAAACACCTgtgtaataaatttttattgaaccaattttatgatttttagaTCAATATAGTCAACcgtttttattgatttatcaAATTGGTCAAttctatgttataaaaataaaggttttagtatttcttttttttcctaggATGTACTATTAATagttataatattaataaatattactAATCTTAAGATgatctaattataattttttgtgtgtttaaactATCCGCTATTAAATAATAAGTACTTGCTTTATGACTAACTACACGGTTTGAATAAGCTAATCGATTAAAACCTTCAAAGactaaaaaacaaagttttttccAAAGTTCAAGATTTATATTTGCTAAAAGCTATTTTGTCGAAAAGTCATACACTCTAAAAATTGTTAGTCAATAAAATTTAGAGCATTTTGTTagtcaataaaatttgaatcaGAGACtctaaaaattgtaaaatcaaaaccataCAATTTAGAAGATTAaccatcacatatatatatatatatgtatgacatatttattaaattagattctataatttatttacatttgGTTTTAATACTAACGAAatttagacatttttttaataaatatcaagtcttaaaaaataattaataagctGATGTAAATTATGTAGTAATTTTCTTTGAACTTATATGATCCATGGGCATATAAGAGTTGAGTTGGAAGAAGTCAGTAGGTATCTTTTCATGTCCATTAAACATTTAATTCTATGTATGGTCTAACATATCCTTTCTTCAGTTACATTGTAGTACTTTCACATTTGAGTTATCCAATATGTAAGTACTATACTTATTGTTTAGCACGGAATACAAGGTATAGGGTGGATCCTTTTATGAACGGAATCTAACGAAGTTGTAAAAGAGAGACAAAGGGTCCACTTTATTTACTTCACATTTATTAGATTACTGATGTGATTGCTTAGTTTAGCAAACAGGATGAGTATTGTTCTCCACAGAATTTGCTAGTTTATATCAAAAacctaaacacacacacacatgcatATATAGTGGAAAATAGCCAAAAAAACACAcctaaaaattttagttttggtcAAAAACAATGTCAAACTATATATCTCATTAGAGAGTTAAACACCAAAGTTACTACATATTTGCCGGATTAATCTTATGTTAACAGCTAACACGGTTACCGttctgttttatttcatttaaaaaatcatcACATCAAAACCCTCAAAATTGAAACGAAATCCACTTCTCTTTTAGCTCTTTTTCTTCCATCAATCTCTCTCACTTCTCTCGCCACTCTTAAGGAACAAGGGCTAAGAGACGTTTTGATGCACTCATGTGGTAAATCATTTGGCTATACTTTgcttcattttctttgttttccatgcatcataaatatatagaagtaacttcctatatatatatatatatatatatatatatatattcttaatattttgtagttttttctcttttattgttgtgtttttgtttcttaaagcTTCTCGTCaagacttttatctttttgagtTTCTATATTTGTTCGAGCTcaactatcatttttttttggttatatatatgatctgaTAGGTGATTTAACCTTAGAACTATTAGAGATTGATAAGAGTTTAGGAATGGAAGAATTGTATATTGACTCTCATGATGATTACAATGAATTACATATGCTTATATAGGGAATAGAATGAGAAGCTAATTAACctagtttctatatataaagatatagtaattattaacaaatataCTTTAGAATATTCTAGACATTCTTATATTTCTACACGTCCCTTCAATCTCAAGGCGGTGATGAAGAGACGGTGGAATCAGCGGTTTGAGATTGATCAATGATGTGGAAACGTTTGACGAATGTGCGAAAGAGATTGTGAGACGACGAATGAACACAATGTCGTTGGTGGTGGCAGCCAGATCTGGAAACATCTTTATGAGAGAGATCCgatggggtttttttttttttttttaaactgaatttaaatgtaacaaataaaattttgaagaagcATCAATGGTTTGAAACTGGAAAATAAGAtggcttaatttttttttttaaataatttagagaAGCATTATGGCTTGATTCAGAGGCTCATAAGAAGCTTGAATGataaaaacatttcattttctttgaaaacaaaataaagaaaaatgaaaagatgaaGCACTTGGCTTAGAGTGAGAGATCtatgatgataaaataaaagaagaagttatTCACTTAGATTTAGAGGTCTAAGATTGTAGACTTGAATTAGAAGAAGCTCGATGGCTTAGATTCAGAGGTTCATGATGAACTTGAATGTGGAAGTACTTGGCTAAAAAANNNNNNNNNNNNNNNNNNNNNNNNNNNNNNNNNNNNNNNNNNNNNNNNNNNNNNNNNNNNNNNNNNNNNNNNNNNNNNNNNNNNNNNNNNNNNNNNNNNNNNNNNNNNNNNNNNNNNNNNNNNNNNNNNNNNNNNNNNNNNNNNNNNNNNNNNNNNNNNNNNNNNNNNNNNNNNNNNNNNNNNNNNNNNNNNNNNNNNNNNNNNNNNNNNNNNNNNNNNNNNNNNNNNNNNNNNNNNNNNNNNNNNNNNNNNNNNNNNNNNNNNNNNNNNNNNNNNNNNNNNNNNNNNNNNNNNNNNNNNNNNNNNNNNNNNNNNNNNNNNNNNNNNNNNNNNNNNNNNNNNNNNNNNNNNNNNNNNNNNNNNNNNNNNNNNNNNNNNNNNNNNNNNNNNNNNNNNNNNNNNNNNNNNNNNNNNNNNNNNNNNNNNNNNNNNNNNNNNNNNNNNNNNNNNNNNNNNNNNNNNNNNNNNNNNNNNNNNNNNNNNNNNNNNNNNNNNNNNNNNNNNNNNNNNNNNNNNNNNNNNNNNNNNNNNNNNNNNNNNNNNNNNNNNNNNNNNNNNNNNNNNNNNNNNNNNNNNNNNNNNNNNNNNNNNNNNNNNNNNCATATGCTTATATAGGGAGTAGAATGAGAAGCTAATTAACCTAGTTTCTATAGAAAAAGATATAgtaattattaacaaatataCTTTAGAATATTCTAGACATTCTTATACTTATACAAGAACGTCGTCCAGCTAAACATATATTGTTCTCTTCTGCATTCTGAAAAGATTCCTTCAATAAATGATAGGTGTAAAGATTTGGATGAAAAACATGACAAGATATTAACGGGTACATGTTGCTTTAACATATGAATTATTCAATAGTATTCTCTCATAATCTTCTATAACTTGCTAGGCATGGACGATGATGACAAGCCATTGTTGTTGACAAAGACCGGGGGCCCAAAATCTTATCTGTACACAACATTTGTTGCATTAAAAACTGATTATCATATTTCTTAATAGAGTTCAAGATAAACAGATAAGCATTTAGATTGTATAATTCGTATTCTGAAAATTCTAGTTTTGATACATGTAGAATGTGCCAGCTGATGAATCGTATAAATTATAAAGTCCTAAACTCCGTTTTAAGCCGACCCAAAAAAGTCATAGATATTACCAATATTTCTTCCTTTTCCAATTTAGGTCTTGGCTTAAAAGATTTCCAAGTCCAATTTAATTTGTATTGCAGTGTTCACACAATAAtgaaatttaatactaatattatgttaaaccaaagaaagaagttCAAAAAAGATttcagaagattaaaaaaaaaaaaaatggctgcaCAGTGCACACATTTATGAAACTTAATATGGACTTCAATCCAAGTAACcgattattattaaaaataagaagataGTTTTGGGGCATTAATGggattatttaatttttcatttatttttgctTCCAGTTCATATCTGGTTTATATTTCAATGTATATCAATCATTTCATTTCTTTGTGAATTAACTGCAGTACACACATTTTTGCTTCCAGTTCTTATGAGTggagtttacatatataattagaaatatAAGCAATACCCAAATCCATTTTATAATTCAAACAAAATGGTCTGAACAAGAAATTTCTTGGTAAGAGAAAATAATATGTTTACGATGGGAAACATTGCAAAAAGTTTCTAATTTAGCAGGCTTTTCTAAATAGGTTAAATAATACAATCCTGAGTAGGATAAAAAACGTGTGCAGATTATATGTATGTTATACGTAGGATATACGTGGACTACACTACACAAACACGATGTATGGTACGTCAACAGTATAACGCACATGTTTCTAATTGTGAAAAAATGTTGTTGCAGTAAAATAGTTTACGTACCTACATGGTTTATGTGATGACTAAATAGTATAtatggttcggttcggttcggtttggttaaatGAATCAAATGTGAACTGGTAGTAATTTGGATTGGTTCGTTCTTGGTTTCGTATAAAAAAGTCCCATTAGCTttaaacactacaagaaaagcACACGAAGATAGCTTATTTTCTTCATCTGCTATTAAAGATCAGTTTTTAATTCTGGTTACTATATCATAGCGTTTGAAAACTGCTATACCAAAAATTTACTAAAGCGGGAAATTTTAGAACCTATTCTTTTCATCGGTGTCAGGCacttaaagcaaaaaaaacacaactagGTCATTGTGACTTTTCACTGGGTggagtggaaaagaaaaaaaaaaaaaaacNNNNNNNNNNNNNNNNNNNNNNNNNNNNNNNNNNNNNNNNNNNNNNNNNNNNNNNNNNNNNNNNNNNNNNNNNNNNNNNNNNNNNNNNNNNNNNNNNNNNNNNNNNNNNNNNNNNNNNNNNNNNNNNNNNNNNNNNNNNNNNNNNNNNNNNNNNNNNNNNNNNNNNNNNNNNNNNNNNNNNNNNNNNNNNNNNNNNNNNNNNNNNNNNNNNNNNNNNNNNNNNNNNNNNNNNNNNNNNNNNNNNNNNNNNNNNNNNNNNNNNNNNNNNNNNNNNNNNNNNNNNNNNNNNNNNNNNNNNNNNNNNNNNNNNNNNNNNNNNNNNNNNNNNNNNNNNNNNNNNNNNNNNNNNNNNNNNNNNNNNNNNNNNNNNNNNNNNNNNNNNNNNNNNNNNNNNNNNNNNNNNNNNNNNNNNNN
The sequence above is drawn from the Camelina sativa cultivar DH55 chromosome 4, Cs, whole genome shotgun sequence genome and encodes:
- the LOC104780607 gene encoding protein NRT1/ PTR FAMILY 2.10-like; protein product: MKSRVIILNHRDKRDKNYNNNNNSDLFCNYTQIETMERKPLEVETTTTNHHSAVDDVTSTMVDSFEEDQKKLVYRGWKVMPFIIGNETFEKLGIIGTLSNLLVYLTSVFNLKSYTAATIINAFSGTINFGTFIAAFLCDTYFGRYKTLCVAVIACFMGSFVILLTAAIPSLHPVACGNKSTCEGPSVGQIMFLLMGLGFLVIGAGGIRPCNLAFGADQFNPKSESGKKGINSFFNWYFFTFTFAQIISLTLIVYIQSNVSWTIGLTIPVVLMFLACVIFFAGDRLYVKVKASGSPLAGIAHVIAAAIKKRGLKPVKQPWVDLYNHIPRNYVNTSLKYTDQFRFLDKAAIKSPEDKLNSDGAASDPWKLCTLQQVEEVKCIVRVIPIWLASSIYYLAISMQMTYPVFQALQSDRRLGSGDFRIPGATYVVFLMTGMTIFIVFYDRVLVPSLRRVTGLETGITLLQRIGAGIVFAILSLLVSGFIEERRRTFALTKPTLGMAPRTGEISSMSAMWLIPQLTLAGIAEAFAAIGQMEFYYKQFPENMRSFAGSIFYIGGGISSYLASFLISTVHRTTEHSPTGNWLAEDLNKAKLDYFYFMLTGIMVVNLGYFLLMAKWYRYKGSNDEDITEIETNEEVTKKQQLQEKDSV